From the Pyramidobacter porci genome, the window CTTCGCCGTCGACGGTCACCGACCAGCCGTCCAGTCCCTGCAGGGCCGCTTCCAGCGCCGGACGGACCATGCCGACGTCGCCGCGGATCACTGAAAACGTCACGGCCGCCTCGCCGCCCTCGGAAACGATGGTGATCATGTCGAGGTTGATGCAGCGCACGGCCAGCTCGTTGAAGACGCGCGTGTAGAGGTGCACGTCCTCGGGCAGGCCGCGCAGGTTGACCTTGATCTGGTCGGTATCGACGGCGACGCCGGTGACGACGGGGTGCTCAAGCCATTCGGGAAGGTTTTTCACGATTCTCGTGCCTCTTTCGTCGGAAAAAGTGGAGCCGCAGTAAAGTTCCACCCGCTGCTTGTCGGCGATCTCCACGCCGCGCGAGTGCAGCACTCTGGCGCCGCAGGAAGCCATCTCGAGCATTTCCTCGTAGGTGACGTACTCCAGTTTTTTGGCCTCGGGGATAATGCGCGGGTCGCAGGCGTACACGCCGTCCACGTCGCTGTAGATCTCGCAGGGGCAGCGCAGCGCCGCGGCGATGGCGATGGCGGACGTGTCGCTGCCGCCGCGCCCGAGCGTGGTCAAGTCGCCGTTTTCGGCGACGCCCTGAAACCCCGTTACCACGACGACGCCGCGTCCGTCAAGCTCCTTGCGGATCCGTCCGGCGTCGAGGTCGCGGATGCGAGCGCTCGAATACGTATCGGTGGTGAGCATGCCGATCTGATAGGCGTTCATGGACAGGGCGTCGAGGCCGAGGTCGCGCAGGGCCATGGCCAGCAGCGCGGCCGAAACCTGTTCGCCCGTGGCCATCAGCATGTCCATCTCGCGCTTGTAGCCGGCGCTGTTGCCGGACACGTCTGCGGCGAGGTCGATAAGGCGGTTGGTGGTCTTGCCCATGGCGGAGACGACGACGACCAGTCGTTCGCCGTTTTTGCAGCGCGCCGCGACTTTGGCAGCGACGGCGCGGATCTTGTCCGCGTCGGCCACGGACGAACCGCCGTATTTCAGCACCGCGGTGCGGACAATCTGTGCGGGAGCCGCCATTGCCTAAAGCTCCCTCAGGGCTTCGACGATGGCGGTCTTGCCCGCGGTACGGGCGTCCACGTTTTTAATCACGCGGGCGGGCGTTCCGGCCACGACTACGCCGGAAGGGACGTCTTCGGTGACGACCGCGCCCGCGGCGACGACGGATCCCGCGCCGACGAGCACGCCTTCGAGCACGACGGCGTTGGCGCCGACGAGCACGCCGTCTTCGATGACGACGGGCTGGGTGCTGGCGGGTTCGACCACTCCGGCAATCACCGCGCCCGCGCCGATGTGGCAGTTTTTGCCGACGACCGCGCGCCCGCCGAGCACGGCGTTCATGTCGATCATCGTGCCTTCGCCGACCGACGCGCCGATATTGATCACCGCGCCCATCATCACCACGGCGTTTCTGCCGATCTCCACCATGTCGCGGATCACCGCGCCGGGTTCGATGCGGGCCTCGTAACGGGCCAGATCGGCGAGCGGAACGGCGCTGTTGCGCGCGCAGATTTCCACCTCGCAGTCGTCGATGCGGTCGCCGTTGGCTTCAAGCACCTTGAGGATCTCGGGCAGGTCGCCTTTGACGGTGCCGAAGCTGGAACTGCCGACGAAATGCAGCGTGCCCCACTCGACGTCTTTGAGATCGCCGGCCACAAAGACGCGGGCGACGGTGCGCTTTTTCGACTCCTTGATGAGGCGGATCACTTCTTCTGTGTTCATCGCGAAAATTCCTCCGTAACGGCGCGCTCAGCCGCGCACCACGTCTTCGAATGTGAACAGGCCCTTTTCCTTCGTCAGCGCGAAGCGCGCGGCCCTGACCGCGCCGATGGCGAAGACGCTGCGGCTAATGGCGCGATGATGGACGCTGAGCGTCTCGCCCTCGTTGCCGAACAGGGCCTCGTGATCGCCCGGCAGGCCGCCGAGGCGGAAGGAGTGCATGGGCACGTCGCGTCCCAGCGCACGCCCCAGCATCAGCGCCGTGCCGGAAGGCGCGTCTTTCTTGTGGATATGGTGCGCTTCGGCGATCTCGGCGTCCCAGTCGGCCAGCAGCGGCGCGTAATCGCGCAGGATCATGGCCATGACGGCGATGCCGATGGAATAGTTGAAGCTCTGCACGACCGGAACTTCCTCGGCTAGGCCGCGTAGCGCGGCCATATGCCCATCGTTCAGCGCCGTGGTGCCCATGACCAGCGCGCTTTTGTGGCGGCGGCACAGCTCGACGGTGCGCGGCAGGACGGCGGCGGAGGAAAAGTCAAAAATGACGCGCGGCGAGCCCTCGCAGGTCTCGCCCTCGTCCCAGACGCAGAGGCAGGGCGTTCCGCCGGCGGCGGCCGCGATCTCGCGCCCCATGCGCCCGGTGGAGCCGATCACGCCGTAGGGGACGGAGAGTTCCATCAGTCGGCCTCCAGCGCGCCCAGCTCGAGCAGGTCGGCGCGCACCAGTTCGCGCGTTTTTTCGCCGGCGGGCACCAGCGGCAGACGCAGCTCGTCGCGGCACAGCCCCAGCTCGCCGGCGGCAAACTTGACGGGAATCGGGTTGGACTCGTTGAAGAGATCCTTCATCAGCGGCAGCAGCTTTTGATGCCAGCGGCGCGCCGCCGCCACGTCGCCGCCGAGCGCCGCGCCGATCATCGCCGCGGTTTGCGCGGGGAGCACGTTGGACAGCACGGAGATGACGCCGTCGCCGCCGCTGCAGACGAGGTGGAAGGCCTGGTCGTCGTTGCCCGACCAGACACGGAAGTCGGAACGCACGACCTGCAGCGAGCGGAGCAAGCTGTCGCACTGGTACTGGTCGCCGCTGGCTTCTTTGACGCCGACGATGTTCTCGATCTGCGCCAGGCGCAGCGTCGTCTCCGGCAGCAGGTTCACGCCCGTGCGGCCGGGCACGTTGTAGAGGATCACGGGGATGCGCACGGATTCGGCCACGGTGCGGAAGTGCCGGTACAGCCCTTCCTGGTTGGGTTTGTTGTAAAAGGGCGTCACCACCAGTACGCCGTCGGCGCCCAGCTCCTCGGCGCGGCGCGACAGATCGACGGTCGTCGCCGTGTTGTTCGTGCCCGTGCCGATGATGACGGGAATTCGCCCGTCCACGGCGCGCAGCGCGAAGGAAATCACCTCGTCGCGCTCGGCGGGCGTCAGCGTCGCCGCCTCGCCCGTGGTGCCGAGCACGATCAGCGCGTCGACGCCGTTTTCCACCTGAAAGTCCAAGAGCTCGCCCAGCGCGTCGAAGTCGACGGCTCCGTTGCGGAAGGGCGTGATCAGCGCGGTGCCTGTACCTCTGAACATGAAAATGCACTCCTTTGCGTTAAAGTCTTCTTGAAAGAAAGCAACCACGGAGAAACGACAGAGCGGAGAAAAGCAAAAACACCGGGGAAACATGACGGCTCGCCGCCGTCGGATGCGCGAAAAAAGGCAAACTCTTTCTTCGCCGCGAAAATCAAATGACGACAAACGCAGCAACTCCAAAGGGCGAAAAAGCGAAGCTCGAAAAATGTTCCACGTGGAACATTTTCCCATCAACGGCGAAACCGCTTCAGCGCACGCCGTTCAGCGCCGCGTGGCGGAGCAGGATGCGCACGGCGTTGGTGGCCGCCCCCACGCGCACGTTGTCGGCCACGTTCCACTGAAGGAAATGACGGTCGTCGAAGCTGCGCACGCGGCTGACGAACGTCGTGTCCGTTCCCGCGGCGTCGACCGCGGGCGTGACCACGGGAGCGTCGCTGACGGTGACGTGCTCCTGTTCGCGCATCACCTCAAGCAGATCCTCAATCGTGCCGAAGGGTTCGCGCGTCTCCGCGAAGACCGCTTCGCTGTGGCCGTACAGCACCGGCACGCGCACCGTCGTGGGCCAGCACATGATCGAACCGTCGCGCAGGATCTTGCGCGGCTCGTCGACCATCTTCATCTCTTCCTTGGTGAAGCCGTTGTCCAGAAACGCGTCGATCTGCGGCACCACGTTGCGGTGGATCGGCGCCGCGAACTTTTCGCAGACCGAGCCGCCGCGCTCCTGCTCCAGCAGTTCGTCGATGCCGCGCCGCCCGGCGCCGCTGACGGCCTGGTAGGTGCTGACCACTACCGTTTTCAGGCCGAAGCGCTCGTGCACCTTGTACAGCCCCAGCACCATCTGGATCGTCGAACAGTTGGGATTGGCGACGATGCCGCGGTAGCCCGCGAGCAGGTCGCCGTTGATCTCCGGCACGACCAGCAGCTTTTCCGGATCCATGCGCCAGCACGAGCTGTTGTCGATCACCACCGCGCCGCGCGACGCGGCGACGGGGGCGAACCGCTTCGACAGCTCCGAGCCCGCCGACATGATCACGTAATCGAACGTTCCGGCGGGAACCCATTCCCGCGTCAATTCCTCAACCGCCACGCGGCGGCCGGCGAACTCCAGTTCCGTCCCGGCGCTGCGAGGCGAGGCGAAAAAGCGGATCGTCTCGGGGCGGACGCCCCGCTCCTCCAGAACGCGGATCATCGTGCGCCCGACTTCGCCCGTCGCGCCGACAACAGCTATCTTCATTGTACCCGACTCCTCCCTGTGAAAAAAGCGTTTCAATTTTTCTGCGATTGAAATTTCGGCCAGAAAACGGCGCGTCTCCGTGCGCTCGAGATCGAACGCACAGGGACGCGCCGTTTGTCATACAGCACGCGGTACCACCCTGCTTGAGCGCGTCGCCCGCGCACGGCGTACCGTTCGGCTAAAAAAACTCGCCCCCACATCGTTCTGTAGGGACGAGCCATCACAGTCTCGCGGTACCACCCTGCTTGGACGCATTTCATGTCACGCCCCGCTTGGACCCTGGTCACGGAGGGTCAGTTCGGGAAATGTACTCCGGCTCGCGCCTTTCCATTCCGGCTCCCCGGGCCTTGCTCCTTGAAAAAATCGCGCTGAAAGCCCTTCCAGCCTGCGGGGCTTTCTCTCTGGCATGGCGACACGCTCTTCAAGGAGATCCGGTTCGACGCCTTTGTATCGGTCTTCAGTTATGGGTGAAATTATAGCCTCATTTTTCAAACTGTCAAGAGGAAAGATTTTCACGATTTCGAAAATATCACACCGCCGCATGCAGGTGCCCCGCCCGGGCGATGCTGCGCTTCATCCAGCCGCTGAAAAAATAGTAGAGCGCGAACAACGCCGCCGTCTGCGCCCAGCTGATCGGATAGCTCCAGGCCACGACGCGGATATCCCAGTGCGAAGGTACCACCAGCCACATCCAGGCCAGCCGGAACGCGCACACGCCGACGGCCATGATCGCCGTGGGAGCCAGCGAATCGCCCGTGCCGCGAATACCGCCGGAGATCGTCTCCACCGGCACGTAGGAAAAATACCACGGCACCATCAGCCGCATCAGCATGAGCCCCTGGCCGATGACCTGCGCATCGTCGGTAAAGATGCGAAACCAGAACTCCCCGCCCGACAGGAACGCCGTCACGATGATCCCCGTGGCGACGAAAGCCATCAGCGAGCAGACGCGGATGCTGCGGATCACGCGGTCGTACTGCCGCGCCCCGAAGTTCTGTCCCGAGAACGTCGACAGCGCCATGCCGAACGCCGACATCACCATCCAGTAGAGCGCGTCGATCTTGCCCAGCGTCGCCCAGGCCGCCACCACGTCCACGCCGAACTTGTTGGTGACCGCCTGAATGATGATGTTGGAAAACGAGTACATCGTCGCCTGGATCCCCGTCGGCAAACCGATGCGGATGATGTTCTGCAGCAGCAGCCAGTCGCAGCGCAGCTTGCGGAGTTCCAGCCGGAACGGCCCCGACTCGCGCGCCAGCAGCCACCACACGCCCGCGGCGCAAAATCCCTGCGAGAGGATCGTGGCGTAGGCCACGCCGTCCACGCCGCAGTCGTAGCGCACGATCAGCAGCAGATCGGCCGCCAGGTTGACGACCGTGCCGCCCGCCAGCAGATAGAACGGGCGCTTCGAATCGCCTTTGGCGCGCAGGATCCCCGAGCCCATGTTGTACAGCAGCGAGGGTACGATGCCCGCGAAGTAAATGCGCAGATACGACACCGCGTACGGCATCACGTCCGGCGGCGTCTGCATCTTCGCCAGCGTCCATTCCGCCAGCGCCACGCCCAGCGCCGTCATCGCCGCGCCGGCCGCCAGCGCCAGAGCCATCGCCGTGTGCACCGCGCGCGACGTGCGCTCCGGGTCGTCGGCGCCGTAAAACTGCGCGATCACCACCGTGGCGCCCGTCGACAGCCCGGCGAAAAATCCCACCAGCAGCGCAATCACCGTGCTCGTCGGGCCGCCCACGGCCGCCAGCGCCACCTTGCCCACGTAGCGCCCGACCACCACCGCGTCGACCGTGTTGTACAGCTGCTGAAAAAACGTGCCCAGCATGATCGGGAAGAAGAAGACCAGCAGCTGCTTCCAGATCACGCCCTCGACAATCCGATTGTTCCCGCGCTCCATAAAATTCACCCGATTCCATAGACAACGCTCGCATCCATAAAAACATAATTGATTATTCTATCACCGCGACGCCGCCGCACCGAAAGAGTTAAGTCGTCCAATATTTTTTATACGTTGCCAAGAGGAGGAAAACGACGACGACTCCCGCGCCGGACACATCACAAAGAACGCTCTCCCGCGGCACCTTCGGGAGAGCGTTTTCTCGTTCTCAATTCGCTGTCAGCGATTCTTTCCCCGCTCGAACCTACAGTTCGGCGCCTTCGCTCTTGGCGACCACCGTCGCCACGGCCGCGTCGCCGGTAATGTTCAGCGACGTGCGGATCATGTCGAGCACCGCGTCGATGCCGGCGATCATGGCCACGCCCTCGATGGGCAGGCCGGCCTGGGTGGTGACGAGCGTGAGCATGATCAGCCCGGCGCCGGGAACGCCCGCCGTGCCGATCGAACCGAGCGTGGCGGTGACGAGAATGCCGAACTGGGCCGTCAGACTCAGCGGGATGCCGAAGGCCTGGGCGATGAACAGCGCGCAGACGCCCTGATACAGCGCCGTGCCGTCCATGTTGATCGTCGCGCCCAGAGGCAGCACGAAGGACGCCACCTTGTCGGGAACGCCCATGTTATGGCAGCACTCCATCGTGACGGGCAGCGTGCCCGAGCTGGAGCGCGTGACGAAAGCGGTCAGGCTGGCTTCCTTGATGCCCTTGAAGAACCACAGCGGGCTCTTGCGCGCAAAAACGGCGACCATGCCGGAATAGACGAGCACGGCGTGCAGGATGCAGCCGATGTAGACAGCGGCAATGACCTTAGCGAATGGCAGCAGCACCGCGGCGCCGTACTTGGAGACCGTTACGGCGATCAGCGCGAAGACGCCGTAAGGAGCGAACTTCATGACGATCGCGGTCAT encodes:
- a CDS encoding aspartate-semialdehyde dehydrogenase, which produces MKIAVVGATGEVGRTMIRVLEERGVRPETIRFFASPRSAGTELEFAGRRVAVEELTREWVPAGTFDYVIMSAGSELSKRFAPVAASRGAVVIDNSSCWRMDPEKLLVVPEINGDLLAGYRGIVANPNCSTIQMVLGLYKVHERFGLKTVVVSTYQAVSGAGRRGIDELLEQERGGSVCEKFAAPIHRNVVPQIDAFLDNGFTKEEMKMVDEPRKILRDGSIMCWPTTVRVPVLYGHSEAVFAETREPFGTIEDLLEVMREQEHVTVSDAPVVTPAVDAAGTDTTFVSRVRSFDDRHFLQWNVADNVRVGAATNAVRILLRHAALNGVR
- a CDS encoding MATE family efflux transporter, coding for MERGNNRIVEGVIWKQLLVFFFPIMLGTFFQQLYNTVDAVVVGRYVGKVALAAVGGPTSTVIALLVGFFAGLSTGATVVIAQFYGADDPERTSRAVHTAMALALAAGAAMTALGVALAEWTLAKMQTPPDVMPYAVSYLRIYFAGIVPSLLYNMGSGILRAKGDSKRPFYLLAGGTVVNLAADLLLIVRYDCGVDGVAYATILSQGFCAAGVWWLLARESGPFRLELRKLRCDWLLLQNIIRIGLPTGIQATMYSFSNIIIQAVTNKFGVDVVAAWATLGKIDALYWMVMSAFGMALSTFSGQNFGARQYDRVIRSIRVCSLMAFVATGIIVTAFLSGGEFWFRIFTDDAQVIGQGLMLMRLMVPWYFSYVPVETISGGIRGTGDSLAPTAIMAVGVCAFRLAWMWLVVPSHWDIRVVAWSYPISWAQTAALFALYYFFSGWMKRSIARAGHLHAAV
- a CDS encoding dicarboxylate/amino acid:cation symporter gives rise to the protein MAEKRGVSLIWQITIGFVAGILFGRMAAPDAVAYVDPLGKIFMALLSMLIVPLVLSSLVVGVASLGDLKSLGRIGVKTLALYLITTAIAIGIGLALGNLMQPGAGMDIALAKATEAKAAPSLGQVLTNMFPKNAFASMVNANMLQIIVFALFLGVSMTLAGEKGKPALDFFNSLAETMYKMTAIVMKFAPYGVFALIAVTVSKYGAAVLLPFAKVIAAVYIGCILHAVLVYSGMVAVFARKSPLWFFKGIKEASLTAFVTRSSSGTLPVTMECCHNMGVPDKVASFVLPLGATINMDGTALYQGVCALFIAQAFGIPLSLTAQFGILVTATLGSIGTAGVPGAGLIMLTLVTTQAGLPIEGVAMIAGIDAVLDMIRTSLNITGDAAVATVVAKSEGAEL
- the dapD gene encoding 2,3,4,5-tetrahydropyridine-2,6-dicarboxylate N-acetyltransferase, giving the protein MNTEEVIRLIKESKKRTVARVFVAGDLKDVEWGTLHFVGSSSFGTVKGDLPEILKVLEANGDRIDDCEVEICARNSAVPLADLARYEARIEPGAVIRDMVEIGRNAVVMMGAVINIGASVGEGTMIDMNAVLGGRAVVGKNCHIGAGAVIAGVVEPASTQPVVIEDGVLVGANAVVLEGVLVGAGSVVAAGAVVTEDVPSGVVVAGTPARVIKNVDARTAGKTAIVEALREL
- a CDS encoding 4-hydroxy-tetrahydrodipicolinate reductase gives rise to the protein MELSVPYGVIGSTGRMGREIAAAAGGTPCLCVWDEGETCEGSPRVIFDFSSAAVLPRTVELCRRHKSALVMGTTALNDGHMAALRGLAEEVPVVQSFNYSIGIAVMAMILRDYAPLLADWDAEIAEAHHIHKKDAPSGTALMLGRALGRDVPMHSFRLGGLPGDHEALFGNEGETLSVHHRAISRSVFAIGAVRAARFALTKEKGLFTFEDVVRG
- the dapA gene encoding 4-hydroxy-tetrahydrodipicolinate synthase, with translation MFRGTGTALITPFRNGAVDFDALGELLDFQVENGVDALIVLGTTGEAATLTPAERDEVISFALRAVDGRIPVIIGTGTNNTATTVDLSRRAEELGADGVLVVTPFYNKPNQEGLYRHFRTVAESVRIPVILYNVPGRTGVNLLPETTLRLAQIENIVGVKEASGDQYQCDSLLRSLQVVRSDFRVWSGNDDQAFHLVCSGGDGVISVLSNVLPAQTAAMIGAALGGDVAAARRWHQKLLPLMKDLFNESNPIPVKFAAGELGLCRDELRLPLVPAGEKTRELVRADLLELGALEAD
- a CDS encoding aspartate kinase, whose translation is MAAPAQIVRTAVLKYGGSSVADADKIRAVAAKVAARCKNGERLVVVVSAMGKTTNRLIDLAADVSGNSAGYKREMDMLMATGEQVSAALLAMALRDLGLDALSMNAYQIGMLTTDTYSSARIRDLDAGRIRKELDGRGVVVVTGFQGVAENGDLTTLGRGGSDTSAIAIAAALRCPCEIYSDVDGVYACDPRIIPEAKKLEYVTYEEMLEMASCGARVLHSRGVEIADKQRVELYCGSTFSDERGTRIVKNLPEWLEHPVVTGVAVDTDQIKVNLRGLPEDVHLYTRVFNELAVRCINLDMITIVSEGGEAAVTFSVIRGDVGMVRPALEAALQGLDGWSVTVDGEVAKVSAIGVGMQAASGVAGRFFGALERARIDVLGATTSEIKIAVLVPRAQAQSAADALMTEFDRKVKK